From the Solibacillus sp. FSL R5-0449 genome, one window contains:
- a CDS encoding GerAB/ArcD/ProY family transporter, with protein MSRFYYYLIIINMVANIIASVPAILLHFHNDGSVMGLLLSIPAGVLLVILYTKFFLKYPGKTLPELLEKTTSKWFYLPFVFLLAVLWFVAGLITLITFTFLLIRYLSPEMPIILIALTLISAVIFGCVLKTERVLYTVEMIMIITSPLILFIFIKAYSSNSLNWDFVKEAALYINQVPNWHSFSACFFLFLGAANLFIFNRFFKEKQKFGKKQILFIVILSIGTLFTTYFIPIGFNGFEGINELVYPWIATTDSIRMDYFIVERVLFMFLLFYLGIAFLSILIHWYAAAEFLKFTFKLEKIKYKDKVIGIFFPLPIFVGISLYYVTVLTEYQLFQYSSYFYDILVFIFPCMILLFSYINRRMKNNEFPSKN; from the coding sequence ATGAGCAGGTTTTATTATTATTTAATTATTATTAATATGGTTGCTAATATTATTGCTTCCGTACCAGCTATCCTTCTCCATTTTCATAATGATGGTTCTGTTATGGGTTTGCTTTTATCAATTCCAGCAGGTGTCCTTCTTGTTATACTCTATACGAAATTTTTCCTTAAGTATCCGGGAAAAACATTACCGGAACTGCTGGAAAAAACTACTTCTAAATGGTTTTACTTGCCTTTCGTTTTTCTGCTAGCTGTCCTATGGTTTGTAGCAGGACTTATTACGCTAATAACATTTACATTTTTACTGATACGTTATTTAAGTCCTGAAATGCCGATTATTCTAATTGCCCTGACGCTCATATCAGCGGTAATTTTTGGCTGTGTATTAAAAACAGAACGGGTTCTGTATACCGTTGAAATGATTATGATTATTACAAGTCCTCTCATTCTTTTCATATTTATTAAAGCATACAGCAGCAACAGTTTAAATTGGGATTTTGTTAAGGAAGCGGCTTTATATATAAATCAAGTTCCGAATTGGCATTCTTTTTCTGCTTGCTTTTTTTTATTTTTGGGGGCGGCCAATTTATTTATATTCAATCGATTTTTTAAAGAAAAACAGAAATTTGGTAAAAAACAAATTTTGTTTATCGTTATATTATCGATTGGAACGCTCTTTACAACCTATTTCATACCGATTGGTTTTAACGGATTTGAGGGGATTAATGAATTAGTCTATCCTTGGATTGCAACAACCGATTCGATTAGGATGGATTATTTTATTGTTGAACGTGTATTATTTATGTTTTTACTTTTCTATTTAGGAATCGCTTTTTTAAGTATACTCATTCACTGGTATGCGGCGGCAGAGTTTTTAAAATTTACATTTAAACTGGAAAAAATTAAATATAAGGATAAAGTAATCGGAATATTTTTCCCTCTTCCAATATTTGTAGGGATTTCTTTATACTATGTAACCGTATTAACGGAATATCAGCTTTTCCAGTATTCGAGTTATTTTTATGATATTTTGGTTTTTATTTTTCCATGCATGATCCTATTGTTTAGTTACATTAACAGGAGGATGAAAAATAATGAATTTCCTTCTAAAAATTAA
- a CDS encoding spore germination protein, whose protein sequence is MSSEENIKWINEQFKDTNEFTMKTMEDDDKKAELFYIKPLIDVELLQQIIIKPYFEMDSESKFIRYLKSLPQFQDSKSQEQLKTEVLNGNVVLLIQNKFYLLDLKFSFNDQTNTASVETTIHGSQLALSDNIATNINIIRSDYHQPTLYVEYSTIGQVNNHKLAIIYDKEKVNKNALNIITEKLQQVDKQVITSTVQLSNYINKQKYSLFPQLIMTERPDRIVYNLAGGKIILLVDGNPQALIAPVYFFDFMTSMEDNYHSYYISLFLKILRYAGLFISLLLPGLYIGITSFAPEVFRTELALTIAGSRIGVPFSSFVEVLFMLFFMEMLLEASIRLPKTISATATTVGGLILGTAVTEASLASDIMVIIVSAVAISTFVIPINEMAFSIRVIRFLFILASTLLGLAGLMLGLYALIMYLVSIDSFGEPYLKFNEKKKSKTKAGEEA, encoded by the coding sequence ATGTCTTCGGAAGAGAACATTAAGTGGATTAATGAACAATTCAAAGATACAAATGAATTTACGATGAAGACTATGGAAGATGATGATAAGAAAGCCGAATTATTTTACATAAAGCCACTTATCGATGTGGAGTTGCTTCAACAAATTATTATTAAACCATATTTTGAAATGGATTCAGAGTCGAAATTTATTCGATATTTAAAATCTCTACCCCAATTTCAGGACAGCAAGTCACAGGAGCAACTGAAAACTGAGGTGTTAAACGGCAATGTAGTTCTTTTAATCCAGAATAAATTTTATTTACTAGACCTGAAATTTTCTTTCAATGATCAGACGAATACAGCATCAGTTGAAACAACAATTCATGGTTCACAGCTGGCACTTAGCGACAATATTGCGACAAATATTAATATTATCCGATCCGATTACCATCAGCCGACATTGTATGTTGAATACTCCACGATTGGACAAGTAAACAATCATAAACTGGCGATCATTTATGACAAAGAAAAAGTAAATAAAAATGCCCTGAACATTATCACGGAAAAACTGCAGCAAGTTGATAAGCAGGTGATTACATCTACTGTTCAGCTAAGTAACTATATTAATAAGCAAAAATATTCGCTATTTCCGCAGTTAATTATGACAGAACGTCCTGACAGGATTGTCTATAACTTGGCTGGAGGTAAAATTATATTATTGGTGGACGGTAACCCTCAAGCATTGATAGCCCCTGTATATTTCTTCGATTTTATGACATCGATGGAGGATAATTACCATTCTTACTATATTTCATTATTCCTTAAAATACTCCGTTATGCTGGGCTATTTATAAGCCTTCTATTACCAGGTCTATATATCGGTATTACCTCATTTGCACCGGAAGTGTTCAGGACAGAACTCGCACTGACCATTGCAGGAAGCCGTATTGGCGTTCCATTTTCTTCATTTGTAGAAGTATTGTTTATGCTGTTTTTTATGGAAATGCTGCTGGAAGCGAGTATTCGACTCCCGAAAACGATCAGTGCGACGGCTACAACCGTTGGGGGGTTAATTTTAGGGACGGCTGTAACAGAAGCATCGCTCGCTTCGGATATTATGGTTATCATTGTGTCGGCGGTGGCAATATCAACGTTTGTTATTCCGATCAATGAAATGGCATTTTCCATTAGGGTAATTCGCTTCTTGTTTATCCTTGCATCAACATTATTAGGATTGGCCGGTTTAATGTTAGGGCTTTACGCATTGATTATGTATTTAGTAAGTATCGACAGCTTCGGTGAACCGTATCTGAAATTTAATGAAAAGAAGAAAAGTAAAACGAAGGCAGGGGAGGAAGCATGA
- a CDS encoding ABC transporter substrate-binding protein, which translates to MKNLWMWIGILFIIGLIINYWMFIVGAVVLYYAGKKLIKFLKAKKKQKFLEAEHLKMKENQSTIEYKMERLLTLSNNTDPNGFKRQQYRNKQQLDLRDYWYKYLDLRAKLLLNDTPTYREEEVLHIMCDELLIRMDNLEIEITDALKTEFIEENLTPLLRDIVEIMEDISPVKTINMDAYRLLKASNH; encoded by the coding sequence ATGAAAAATCTATGGATGTGGATAGGCATATTATTTATTATAGGATTGATTATTAACTACTGGATGTTTATCGTTGGGGCAGTTGTCTTATATTATGCGGGTAAGAAACTAATAAAATTTTTAAAAGCAAAAAAGAAACAAAAATTTCTTGAAGCAGAACATCTGAAAATGAAAGAAAATCAGTCAACGATTGAGTACAAAATGGAAAGACTGCTTACTTTGTCGAATAATACAGATCCAAATGGTTTTAAGCGTCAGCAATATAGAAATAAGCAACAGCTGGATTTAAGGGATTACTGGTATAAATATTTAGATTTGCGAGCAAAGCTTTTATTAAACGATACGCCAACTTATCGTGAAGAAGAAGTTCTTCATATTATGTGCGATGAACTGCTGATCCGAATGGATAACTTGGAAATTGAAATAACTGATGCGTTGAAAACAGAATTCATTGAAGAAAATTTAACACCATTACTGAGGGATATTGTAGAAATCATGGAAGATATCAGCCCAGTGAAAACGATAAATATGGATGCATACCGCTTATTAAAAGCGAGTAACCATTAA
- the leuD gene encoding 3-isopropylmalate dehydratase small subunit — protein MKPINIVNSIYAPLDRKNVDTDQIISKEFLKRIERTGFGQFVFYHWRFDENGNPIEDFVLNKPEYKNAEILVAQDNFGCGSSREHAPWAILDYGFRVVIAPSFADIFHNNCFKNGILPIKLTESECDELLERGLAEAQAIEVNLEQQTVTTGYGKTYSFDIDPYYKQMLLNGWDEISLTFQYEEQIAAYEKNRIAY, from the coding sequence ATGAAACCGATTAATATTGTAAATAGTATATATGCACCACTTGACCGTAAAAACGTCGATACAGACCAGATCATTTCAAAAGAATTCTTAAAGCGTATCGAACGTACAGGATTCGGACAATTCGTATTTTACCACTGGCGGTTTGATGAAAACGGCAATCCGATTGAAGATTTCGTATTAAATAAACCAGAATATAAAAATGCGGAAATTTTAGTTGCTCAAGATAACTTTGGCTGTGGTTCATCACGTGAACACGCACCATGGGCAATTCTTGACTATGGATTCCGAGTTGTCATCGCACCGAGTTTTGCGGATATTTTCCACAATAACTGTTTCAAAAATGGTATTTTACCGATTAAATTAACGGAAAGCGAATGTGACGAACTTTTAGAAAGAGGTTTAGCAGAAGCACAGGCAATTGAAGTAAATTTAGAACAGCAAACAGTTACGACAGGTTACGGCAAAACGTATTCATTTGACATCGATCCATACTATAAACAAATGTTACTGAATGGATGGGATGAAATTTCTCTTACGTTCCAGTATGAAGAGCAAATCGCTGCATACGAAAAAAACCGCATAGCATACTAA
- the leuC gene encoding 3-isopropylmalate dehydratase large subunit, whose product MGKNIIEKVWEQHVVHREEGKPDLLYIDLHLIHEVTSPQAFEGLRLAGRKVRRTDLSFATMDHNVPTKNLPTINDPIAKKQIMTLAENAKEFGIELADIGHPDQGIVHVIGPELGLTQPGKTIVCGDSHTATHGAFGAIAFGIGTSEVEHVLSTQTLWQLKPPTMEIRVNGELGIGVTAKDIILAIIAKWGIGVGTGHIVEYTGEAIRKLSMEERMTICNMSIEAGAKAGLISPDETTVEFLRGRRHVPQGEKFEEAAKYWLSLASDADAKYDIVLEIDAQEIEPIVTWGTNPAMGVGVSKTVPTAADYDNETDKSALNKALKYMDLQEGQKITDIEIQHVFIGSCTNSRINDLRAAAEIVKGEKLAPGVKGIVVPGSWSTKRQAEEEGLHHIFLDAGFEWRESGCSACLGMNEDVIPAGERCASTSNRNFEGRQGAGARTHLVSPAMAAAAAIHGRFVDVRKLQKQEA is encoded by the coding sequence ATGGGGAAAAATATTATTGAAAAAGTGTGGGAACAGCATGTCGTACATCGTGAAGAAGGAAAGCCGGACTTACTTTATATCGACCTGCATTTAATTCATGAAGTAACAAGTCCTCAAGCATTCGAAGGACTACGCCTGGCAGGACGGAAAGTGCGTCGTACAGATCTATCGTTCGCAACAATGGATCATAACGTACCTACAAAAAACCTGCCGACGATTAACGATCCAATCGCAAAAAAACAGATTATGACACTTGCTGAAAATGCAAAAGAGTTCGGTATCGAATTAGCGGATATCGGTCATCCGGATCAAGGGATTGTTCACGTTATTGGACCGGAATTAGGTCTTACACAACCTGGTAAAACAATTGTTTGCGGTGATTCACATACAGCAACTCACGGTGCATTCGGCGCAATCGCATTCGGAATCGGTACTTCGGAAGTAGAACATGTACTTTCGACACAAACATTATGGCAATTAAAGCCGCCGACAATGGAAATCCGTGTTAACGGTGAACTTGGTATTGGGGTAACAGCAAAAGATATCATTTTAGCAATCATTGCAAAATGGGGAATCGGTGTCGGTACAGGACATATCGTAGAGTATACAGGTGAAGCAATCCGCAAGCTTTCAATGGAAGAGCGTATGACAATCTGCAATATGTCGATTGAAGCGGGAGCAAAAGCTGGCCTGATATCACCGGATGAAACAACGGTTGAATTTTTACGCGGCCGCCGTCACGTTCCTCAAGGAGAAAAATTTGAGGAAGCGGCAAAATACTGGTTAAGTCTTGCTTCCGATGCGGATGCAAAATATGACATTGTTCTAGAAATCGATGCACAGGAAATTGAACCGATTGTAACATGGGGGACAAATCCAGCTATGGGTGTCGGTGTTTCAAAAACAGTTCCTACTGCTGCTGATTATGACAATGAAACAGACAAATCCGCGTTAAACAAAGCTCTGAAATATATGGATCTGCAAGAAGGGCAAAAGATTACCGATATTGAAATCCAGCATGTATTTATCGGATCTTGTACGAACTCCCGTATTAATGACTTACGTGCAGCAGCTGAAATTGTAAAAGGCGAAAAGCTTGCACCGGGTGTGAAAGGGATTGTAGTTCCTGGTTCCTGGTCGACAAAACGCCAGGCAGAAGAAGAAGGTCTACATCACATTTTCCTTGATGCCGGCTTTGAATGGCGCGAATCAGGCTGTTCTGCTTGCTTAGGGATGAATGAAGATGTTATTCCAGCAGGTGAACGTTGTGCTTCAACATCTAACCGTAACTTTGAAGGACGTCAAGGTGCAGGTGCACGCACACATCTTGTATCACCAGCGATGGCAGCAGCTGCTGCAATTCACGGCCGTTTTGTCGATGTTCGTAAGCTACAAAAGCAGGAAGCATAA
- the leuB gene encoding 3-isopropylmalate dehydrogenase: MEKKITVLPGDGIGPEVVASAVKVLQVIGKRFNHTFHLNYAAIGGAAIDQYNNPLPEETIAMCEASDAILLGAVGGPKWDNNPPALRPEKGLLKIRKHFDLFANLRPVKAFPSLLASSPLKREVAENVDLMIVRELTGGLYFGEPRKKTDAGAIDTCVYSREEIERIVENAFELARLRRGKLCSVDKANVLDTSRLWREIVEEKKKQYPDVETEHNLVDSVAMKLITNPGHYDVIVTENLFGDILSDEASVITGSLGVLPSASIRGDNFGLYEPVHGSAPEIAGQGVANPAATILSVAMMLQYSFGLKEEAAEIERAVAAVFEDGYYTADLAQEHKRTLSTDEWTEKVINEIDASFVSDSIMISYN; the protein is encoded by the coding sequence ATGGAAAAGAAAATTACAGTACTACCAGGTGACGGCATTGGTCCAGAAGTTGTTGCAAGTGCAGTAAAAGTATTACAAGTAATCGGGAAACGTTTTAACCATACATTTCATTTAAATTATGCGGCAATCGGCGGAGCTGCAATTGACCAGTACAATAATCCATTACCGGAAGAAACAATTGCAATGTGCGAAGCAAGTGATGCCATTTTATTAGGTGCAGTAGGTGGTCCTAAATGGGATAACAATCCGCCAGCATTGCGTCCGGAAAAAGGTTTATTAAAAATCCGCAAGCACTTTGATTTATTTGCAAATTTACGTCCTGTGAAAGCATTCCCAAGTTTACTTGCATCTTCTCCATTAAAGCGTGAAGTTGCGGAGAATGTAGACTTAATGATCGTCCGTGAATTAACAGGAGGGCTATACTTCGGAGAGCCACGTAAAAAAACAGATGCAGGTGCTATTGATACATGTGTGTATTCCCGTGAAGAAATCGAACGTATTGTTGAAAATGCATTCGAATTAGCGCGTTTACGTCGTGGAAAACTTTGTTCAGTAGATAAAGCAAATGTACTGGATACATCCCGTTTATGGCGTGAGATTGTAGAAGAAAAGAAAAAGCAGTACCCAGATGTAGAAACAGAACACAACTTAGTTGACTCAGTGGCAATGAAACTGATTACGAATCCGGGTCATTATGATGTCATCGTGACAGAAAACCTATTCGGCGACATTTTAAGTGATGAAGCTTCTGTTATTACGGGTTCACTTGGTGTATTACCTTCTGCATCTATTCGCGGCGATAATTTTGGACTTTATGAGCCTGTACATGGTTCAGCTCCTGAAATCGCTGGTCAAGGTGTTGCGAATCCGGCAGCAACAATTCTTTCAGTGGCAATGATGCTTCAATATTCATTCGGCTTAAAAGAAGAAGCAGCAGAAATCGAACGTGCCGTTGCAGCCGTGTTCGAAGATGGCTATTATACAGCCGATTTAGCTCAGGAACATAAACGTACATTATCAACAGATGAATGGACAGAAAAAGTGATAAACGAAATCGATGCAAGCTTTGTATCTGACAGCATTATGATTTCATATAACTAA
- a CDS encoding 2-isopropylmalate synthase, protein MRKIDIFDTTLRDGEQSAGINLNTAEKVEIAKQLERLGVTIIEAGFPASSPGDLEAVSLIAKTVKNSIVTGLARAVKSDIDAVWEAIRHAEQPHVHTFIATSPIHMEYKLKKNPDQVIEQAVTAVKYAKEKFSLVEFSAEDGFRSDKEFLVRICQEVIKAGATTINIPDTVGYATPEEYGALFRYLRENVIGAEKIKFSAHCHDDLGMAVANSLAAIENGADQVECTINGLGERAGNAALEEIGVALHIRKDFYGVETGLNLKEIKRTSQMVSRLTNVVIQPNKAVVGKNAFAHESGIHQDGVLKNPETYEIISPALIGEDDIPLVLGKHSGRAAFRDRAETMGFQLSDEKLNKAFAEFKKLADRKKEVTEEDLTTILTEQQVSIEDVPLFELKSVQVQYGTENIPTATASVMTPEGELKTIASTGSGSVEAIFNTLEQLVGGIVNILDYRVQSVGKGRDALGEAVINLKYNGYTSTGRDSAQDVLEASAKAYLNAVNRQLIQQQVRDKQTISV, encoded by the coding sequence ATGAGAAAAATTGACATTTTTGATACAACATTGCGCGACGGAGAACAATCGGCTGGAATTAACTTAAATACAGCAGAGAAAGTAGAAATCGCAAAACAACTAGAGCGTTTAGGTGTCACAATTATTGAGGCAGGATTTCCTGCCTCATCTCCAGGTGACTTGGAGGCCGTATCGTTAATCGCAAAAACGGTGAAGAATTCAATCGTCACAGGTTTAGCACGTGCTGTGAAAAGCGATATCGATGCAGTTTGGGAAGCAATTCGCCATGCGGAGCAGCCACATGTTCATACATTTATCGCAACGAGCCCGATTCATATGGAATATAAGCTTAAGAAAAATCCGGATCAAGTAATCGAGCAAGCCGTTACTGCGGTCAAGTATGCTAAGGAAAAATTCTCGCTTGTAGAATTTTCTGCAGAAGATGGTTTCCGTTCTGATAAAGAATTTTTAGTTCGTATTTGCCAGGAAGTTATTAAAGCAGGTGCAACAACGATTAATATTCCAGATACAGTAGGTTATGCAACACCGGAAGAATACGGCGCTTTATTCCGTTATTTACGTGAAAACGTGATCGGTGCAGAAAAAATTAAATTCTCTGCCCACTGTCATGACGATTTAGGAATGGCGGTTGCAAACTCATTGGCTGCCATCGAGAACGGTGCAGACCAAGTAGAATGTACGATTAACGGTCTAGGTGAACGTGCAGGAAATGCCGCATTAGAAGAAATCGGTGTTGCCCTACATATTCGTAAAGACTTCTACGGTGTGGAAACTGGCTTAAATTTAAAAGAAATTAAACGTACATCACAGATGGTAAGCCGTTTAACTAATGTAGTGATTCAACCGAACAAAGCGGTTGTCGGTAAAAATGCATTCGCACATGAATCCGGTATTCACCAGGATGGTGTACTGAAAAATCCTGAAACATATGAAATCATTTCACCGGCACTGATCGGTGAAGACGATATTCCATTAGTTTTAGGAAAACATTCAGGCCGCGCAGCATTCCGTGATCGAGCTGAAACAATGGGCTTCCAGCTGTCGGATGAAAAACTGAACAAAGCTTTCGCTGAGTTCAAAAAATTGGCGGACCGCAAGAAAGAAGTAACAGAAGAAGATTTAACAACGATCTTAACTGAGCAGCAAGTTTCAATAGAAGATGTTCCATTATTTGAACTGAAATCGGTTCAAGTTCAATATGGTACAGAAAATATTCCAACTGCTACTGCATCCGTTATGACTCCAGAAGGCGAATTGAAAACAATTGCCTCTACAGGATCAGGTTCAGTCGAAGCGATCTTTAATACACTAGAACAGCTTGTTGGCGGTATAGTCAATATTTTGGACTACCGAGTACAATCAGTCGGTAAAGGACGCGATGCACTTGGAGAAGCGGTCATTAATCTAAAATATAACGGCTATACATCAACAGGACGTGATTCAGCGCAAGACGTGCTTGAAGCAAGTGCAAAAGCGTATTTAAATGCAGTGAACAGACAATTGATCCAACAGCAAGTACGCGATAAACAGACAATTTCGGTTTAG
- the ilvC gene encoding ketol-acid reductoisomerase — translation MSKMYYENEINEQVLQGKKIAIIGYGSQGHAHALNLKESGFDVVVGIRPGKSYDAAKEDGVEVKSVAEAAAEADVIQILLPDERQKAVYEAEIAPHLTPGKALMFAHGFNVHFGQIQPPADVDVFLVAPKGPGHLVRRQFTEGAGVPGLFAIHQDATGQARDLALAYGKGIGSARGGLLETTFAEETVTDLFGEQAVLCGGTTELVKAGFETLVEAGYQPELAYFETLHELKLIVDLMFEGGMATMRYSISDTAEWGDYVSGPRIIDASVKARMKDVLTDIQDGTFAKRWIAENENGRPEYTKFKEAGANHQIEEVGEKLRAMMPFINQGKQKVTVK, via the coding sequence ATGTCAAAAATGTATTATGAAAACGAAATCAACGAGCAAGTATTACAAGGGAAAAAAATCGCGATCATTGGTTATGGTTCACAAGGCCATGCTCATGCGCTTAACTTAAAAGAATCAGGTTTTGATGTAGTAGTAGGTATTCGTCCAGGTAAATCATATGATGCAGCTAAAGAAGATGGCGTAGAAGTTAAATCAGTAGCAGAAGCAGCAGCAGAAGCGGATGTAATCCAAATATTACTTCCGGATGAGCGTCAAAAAGCTGTATACGAAGCTGAAATCGCACCACATTTAACACCAGGTAAAGCATTAATGTTCGCACATGGTTTCAACGTACACTTCGGCCAAATTCAACCACCAGCAGATGTTGACGTATTCCTAGTAGCTCCAAAAGGACCAGGACACTTAGTACGTCGTCAATTCACTGAAGGTGCAGGCGTACCAGGATTATTCGCAATCCACCAAGATGCAACAGGTCAAGCTCGCGATTTAGCTCTTGCATACGGTAAAGGTATCGGTTCTGCACGCGGCGGATTACTTGAAACTACATTTGCTGAAGAAACAGTTACTGACTTATTCGGTGAGCAAGCAGTACTTTGCGGTGGTACAACTGAACTTGTTAAAGCAGGTTTCGAAACATTAGTTGAAGCAGGTTACCAACCAGAATTAGCTTATTTTGAAACATTACACGAACTTAAATTAATCGTTGACTTAATGTTTGAAGGCGGTATGGCGACAATGCGCTACTCAATTTCTGATACAGCAGAGTGGGGCGATTACGTTTCAGGTCCACGCATTATCGACGCATCAGTAAAAGCGCGTATGAAAGACGTATTAACGGATATCCAAGACGGTACATTTGCAAAACGCTGGATCGCTGAAAACGAAAACGGTCGTCCTGAATATACAAAATTCAAAGAAGCTGGCGCAAACCACCAAATCGAAGAAGTTGGCGAAAAATTACGTGCTATGATGCCATTCATCAACCAAGGAAAACAAAAGGTAACAGTGAAATAA
- the ilvN gene encoding acetolactate synthase small subunit: MKRVLTVTVINQSGVLNRVTGLLMKRQFNIESITVGHTEQPNFSKMTFIVHVEDENKIEQLIKQLSKQIDVLKVNDITEKAIVLRELALIKVVSPPNLRLEMNAIVEPFRPQVVDTSKNVVTYEVVGHPEKIDAFIELLRPYGIKELTRTGATAAIREAQKIESPQLSILK, translated from the coding sequence ATGAAGCGAGTGCTGACAGTAACAGTAATCAACCAAAGCGGCGTATTGAACCGAGTGACTGGCTTATTAATGAAACGTCAATTCAATATTGAATCGATTACAGTAGGCCATACAGAGCAACCGAATTTTTCGAAAATGACGTTTATCGTTCATGTGGAAGATGAAAATAAAATCGAGCAATTAATCAAGCAGCTTTCAAAGCAAATTGATGTATTAAAAGTAAACGATATTACAGAAAAAGCGATCGTTCTTCGTGAGCTGGCTCTTATAAAAGTAGTATCTCCGCCGAACTTGCGCCTGGAAATGAATGCAATCGTAGAACCATTCCGCCCGCAAGTAGTCGATACATCAAAAAATGTTGTGACATATGAAGTTGTAGGCCATCCGGAAAAAATCGATGCCTTTATCGAATTACTTCGTCCATATGGCATTAAAGAATTAACACGTACAGGTGCAACAGCAGCTATCCGTGAAGCACAAAAAATCGAAAGCCCGCAATTATCGATTTTAAAATAA